A region of Moorena producens PAL-8-15-08-1 DNA encodes the following proteins:
- a CDS encoding beta-1,6-N-acetylglucosaminyltransferase, translating to MGIERYFFLYYKLPASLKTILYKLDRIVNWQPLVRIRAGKFGARIGIRCVSTPFTPEFKCYAGSQWHTLSYRCIQYIHQFVQRNPAFVQHYRNTLVPDESFIQSILLNQSMLKIVNDNKRYISWTPPYPAIMGVQDFESMITSGKHFARKFDDKVDAKVLDMLDKHLGQDGDYREEYSYSPYDLCKV from the coding sequence TTGGGCATAGAGCGCTATTTTTTTCTCTACTATAAGCTGCCCGCTAGTCTAAAGACTATACTATATAAACTAGATCGTATAGTCAATTGGCAGCCCCTAGTCCGGATCAGGGCTGGTAAGTTTGGTGCCAGAATAGGAATCCGTTGCGTTTCAACACCTTTCACCCCAGAGTTTAAGTGCTACGCGGGTTCTCAGTGGCACACACTCTCCTATCGCTGTATTCAATATATCCATCAATTTGTTCAGCGTAACCCAGCATTTGTACAACACTATCGAAACACACTCGTACCAGATGAGTCTTTCATCCAAAGCATCCTGCTCAATCAGTCCATGCTAAAAATAGTCAATGATAACAAACGTTATATCTCTTGGACTCCTCCTTATCCAGCCATCATGGGTGTCCAAGATTTTGAGTCAATGATTACTTCTGGTAAGCACTTTGCCCGCAAGTTCGATGACAAAGTAGATGCAAAAGTTCTCGATATGCTTGACAAACATCTTGGGCAAGATGGGGATTATAGGGAAGAATATAGCTATAGTCCTTATGATTTATGTAAGGTTTAA
- a CDS encoding beta-1,6-N-acetylglucosaminyltransferase, with product MTKILYLIASHSNPDHIVRLVKKLKTGNPESQVLIHHDQSKSSLSPTSFEQINNVHILEDYVPVGWGDFSMVEMELRCINWLIDNSVTFDWLIFLSGQDYPLQPISQIEQFLKNTEYDGFLEYFPVQEPPETA from the coding sequence ATGACTAAAATCCTTTACCTAATTGCTTCTCATAGCAATCCAGACCACATTGTCAGACTAGTCAAGAAACTTAAGACTGGTAACCCTGAGTCCCAGGTCTTAATTCACCATGATCAATCTAAGTCGAGCCTTAGCCCAACTTCTTTTGAGCAGATCAACAATGTTCACATCCTGGAAGACTATGTTCCAGTTGGGTGGGGAGATTTTTCCATGGTGGAAATGGAACTTCGCTGCATCAACTGGTTAATAGATAATTCTGTGACATTTGACTGGTTGATCTTCCTCTCTGGTCAAGACTATCCCCTTCAGCCAATCAGCCAAATCGAGCAGTTTTTGAAGAACACCGAATATGACGGATTTCTGGAATATTTTCCGGTACAAGAACCACCAGAAACGGCTTGA
- a CDS encoding glycosyltransferase family 2 protein, producing MSNHQEGQEPLVSVIIPTYNRLSYLKQAIESVLQQTYKNLEIIVSDDCSPENPQAMIESFQDARIRFRRNSKNLGNGPNVAGAFKQAQGKYVASLNDDDLWNPDFLEKLVPPLEANPNVVVAFCDHYIIDADGVINDATTEAHTRLWKRDQLKAEVYQPFCTIGLVDRSVSPASSAVIRRDKVNWDELLSVGVYWDYYLTYLACRSGDGAYYYPERLTRYRVHELSETHISGSGNAKAQIRKGKSGIFCYEHFLADPQLQKHRSYFTQKLAQANTTMAIGLIRHGRVAEARPYLFRALSQNFSLRTVAALMLSVIPQQLANPFEISWRGESIRQTKVH from the coding sequence ATGTCAAACCATCAAGAAGGGCAAGAGCCGCTAGTCAGTGTTATCATCCCCACCTATAACCGCTTGAGCTACCTCAAGCAAGCAATTGAAAGCGTACTCCAACAGACCTACAAAAATCTTGAAATTATTGTTTCTGACGATTGTAGCCCTGAGAATCCGCAAGCTATGATTGAGTCCTTTCAAGATGCTCGGATCCGATTCCGTCGGAACTCAAAGAATCTAGGAAATGGTCCCAATGTTGCTGGCGCATTTAAACAAGCTCAGGGAAAATATGTAGCGAGTCTCAATGACGATGACCTGTGGAATCCAGACTTTTTAGAAAAGTTAGTTCCTCCCCTAGAAGCGAATCCAAATGTAGTTGTGGCTTTTTGCGACCATTATATTATAGACGCAGATGGCGTAATTAATGATGCAACTACTGAAGCACATACCCGGCTTTGGAAGCGTGACCAACTTAAAGCAGAGGTATACCAGCCGTTCTGTACTATCGGACTAGTAGACCGATCAGTGTCTCCTGCATCCTCTGCTGTGATTCGCAGAGACAAGGTTAATTGGGATGAACTGTTGTCAGTGGGGGTCTATTGGGATTACTACCTAACCTATTTAGCTTGCCGTAGTGGTGATGGCGCGTACTACTATCCAGAAAGACTGACTCGATACCGCGTGCATGAGTTATCTGAAACCCATATCAGTGGGAGTGGAAACGCCAAGGCTCAGATTCGCAAAGGCAAATCCGGTATTTTTTGCTACGAACACTTTTTAGCAGATCCTCAATTACAAAAGCATCGGAGTTACTTTACCCAGAAATTAGCACAAGCCAACACAACTATGGCTATTGGGCTGATACGGCATGGACGGGTAGCAGAAGCACGCCCCTATCTTTTTCGTGCCTTGAGTCAAAATTTTAGTCTGCGAACTGTAGCAGCTCTCATGCTCAGCGTTATACCTCAACAATTAGCAAATCCTTTCGAGATATCTTGGAGAGGAGAAAGTATCCGACAGACAAAAGTACATTAA
- a CDS encoding alpha-1,2-fucosyltransferase translates to MFIIVRKTGQLGNRMMLFANFMAFAMEYNFKFINPAFDEYAVFFEGTHNDFFCRYPAQKSVLKGNSLKLKRNFHRVVYHSTRLLVKDSTDFKFSNIKILRDTGVHKGVIFDDYFAKSFKKNQLVFIHGFWFRTPVLFLKYSDTIRKFFTPLKQHVENINKLVKNIKNSCDILVGVHIRQGDYKKLLGAKYLYSTDDYVNLMKKTERLFPGKKVNFLICSNVPQDRDKFSELDFAFANNHIVEDMYSLAQCDYIIGPPSTYNMWAGFYGRVPLYWIEDPKADISLESFQIYDVPLDVAPVSFAQ, encoded by the coding sequence ATGTTCATAATTGTTAGAAAAACAGGTCAATTAGGCAATAGAATGATGCTATTTGCCAATTTTATGGCTTTTGCAATGGAATACAATTTCAAATTTATAAATCCTGCTTTTGATGAATATGCAGTTTTTTTTGAGGGAACCCATAACGATTTTTTTTGTCGATACCCTGCTCAAAAATCAGTTCTTAAAGGCAATAGCCTTAAACTGAAAAGAAATTTTCATAGAGTTGTTTATCATTCAACCCGATTATTGGTTAAAGATTCTACAGATTTCAAGTTTTCCAATATCAAAATATTAAGAGATACTGGGGTACACAAGGGAGTCATTTTTGATGATTACTTTGCTAAGTCTTTCAAAAAAAATCAATTGGTATTTATTCATGGATTTTGGTTTAGAACTCCTGTATTATTTTTGAAGTATTCAGACACAATAAGAAAGTTTTTTACGCCACTAAAACAACATGTTGAAAATATCAACAAACTCGTGAAAAACATCAAAAATTCCTGTGATATTCTGGTTGGTGTTCACATTAGACAGGGAGATTATAAAAAATTGCTAGGAGCCAAATATCTCTACAGCACTGATGATTATGTGAACTTAATGAAAAAAACAGAACGTCTTTTTCCAGGAAAAAAAGTTAACTTTTTAATATGTTCAAATGTGCCCCAGGACAGAGATAAATTCTCAGAATTAGATTTTGCTTTTGCCAACAACCACATTGTAGAAGATATGTACTCACTTGCTCAGTGTGACTATATCATAGGTCCCCCAAGTACCTATAACATGTGGGCTGGTTTTTATGGACGGGTACCTTTGTACTGGATTGAGGATCCCAAGGCTGACATATCGTTAGAGAGTTTTCAAATTTATGATGTGCCACTAGATGTCGCTCCAGTTTCATTTGCACAGTAA
- the hepA gene encoding heterocyst formation ABC transporter subunit HepA, translating into MSILYRIAEVKLIDSVIRFTKSTKLWQDNHFILREFKFLKQAAFLAIFLTILASMLEGFGLGFILTFLQNITDPNATPIQTGMNWLDMWLLGVNKPFNERIYRISALILITTWFRSAFMFGGRRYSMITQMNLLDRLRKKLFEQLQRLSLGYFSHSRSGALVYSLTTELEKINQAFDVTAVMLTRISLLVVYVTSMFLLSWQLSIASLMLFSLMSVGLSNLVKRLRETSFEVSKSGSNFTSVAVEFINGIRTVKAFASQDFERRRFYNASENVANITIKSASFGFAIEPIAESVATTILIGMIIVAFTIFVPNGQMQAASLLTFLFVLFRLIPIIRLINNARGRLGEFTGPMNNIKELLRTDNKPYLQNGNVEFSGLQRAIKFGSVDFGYDPSNLVLHDITLTINKGETTALVGASGSGKTTLADLIPRFYDPTVGKIIIDGTDLQEFDINSVRRQLAIVSQDTFIFNTSVRNNIAYGSEQADDEAIREAAKLANALDFILDLPEGFDTQLGDRGVRLSGGQRQRLAIARALLRAPEILILDEATSALDSVSERLIQESLEKLSVGRTVITIAHRLSTISKADKVVVLEQGRIVEQGKYQELLEKRGKLWKYHKMQHEVGQKN; encoded by the coding sequence GTGAGTATTCTATATCGAATTGCTGAAGTAAAGCTTATTGATTCTGTAATCAGGTTTACAAAATCCACTAAATTGTGGCAAGATAACCACTTCATATTAAGGGAATTTAAATTCCTTAAACAAGCTGCTTTTTTAGCTATTTTTTTAACGATACTTGCCTCAATGCTTGAAGGATTTGGATTAGGGTTTATCCTCACTTTCTTACAAAACATAACCGACCCGAATGCTACCCCAATCCAGACAGGAATGAACTGGTTAGATATGTGGTTGCTTGGAGTAAATAAACCGTTTAATGAGAGAATTTACCGGATATCTGCTCTAATTTTGATCACAACCTGGTTCCGTTCAGCCTTTATGTTTGGTGGGCGTAGGTACAGCATGATTACTCAGATGAATTTGTTAGATAGGCTGCGCAAGAAGCTATTTGAGCAACTTCAACGGCTGAGTTTGGGTTACTTTTCTCATAGCCGTTCTGGAGCGCTAGTTTACAGTCTAACCACCGAACTAGAAAAAATTAATCAAGCGTTTGATGTGACAGCTGTTATGTTGACTAGAATCTCTCTTCTAGTTGTCTATGTCACATCAATGTTCTTGCTTTCTTGGCAACTTTCCATTGCCTCACTAATGCTATTTAGCCTCATGAGTGTTGGTCTTTCTAACTTGGTTAAAAGGTTGCGAGAGACAAGTTTTGAGGTTTCAAAATCAGGCAGTAATTTTACCTCAGTTGCTGTAGAGTTTATCAATGGTATTCGCACAGTTAAGGCATTTGCGAGTCAGGACTTTGAGCGTAGACGATTCTATAACGCTAGCGAAAACGTTGCAAACATCACTATCAAATCTGCCTCATTTGGGTTTGCCATAGAACCGATTGCGGAAAGCGTAGCCACCACAATTCTGATCGGCATGATTATTGTTGCCTTTACCATCTTCGTTCCTAATGGACAGATGCAGGCAGCTTCATTACTGACCTTCTTGTTTGTTTTGTTTCGTCTGATCCCGATTATACGTCTGATTAATAATGCCAGAGGCCGTCTGGGGGAATTCACCGGACCAATGAATAACATTAAAGAGCTGCTGAGAACTGACAACAAACCATACTTGCAGAATGGTAACGTGGAATTTTCAGGATTGCAGCGAGCCATTAAGTTTGGTTCCGTGGATTTTGGTTACGATCCCTCTAACCTAGTACTGCACGATATTACCTTAACTATCAACAAGGGAGAAACAACAGCCCTGGTAGGTGCTTCTGGTTCAGGTAAAACAACCCTTGCTGACTTAATTCCTCGATTTTATGACCCAACGGTAGGTAAAATTATCATTGATGGCACTGACTTACAAGAGTTTGACATCAACTCTGTGCGTCGTCAGCTAGCTATTGTCAGTCAGGATACATTTATTTTCAACACCTCTGTTCGCAATAACATTGCTTATGGTTCAGAACAGGCAGATGACGAAGCAATTCGAGAAGCCGCAAAACTTGCCAATGCATTAGACTTCATCCTAGATTTGCCTGAAGGTTTTGACACGCAACTGGGTGATCGCGGAGTTCGATTATCTGGAGGTCAACGTCAACGGTTAGCAATTGCTCGTGCTTTACTGCGAGCACCAGAGATTCTGATCTTAGATGAGGCAACTAGTGCCCTAGATTCTGTGTCTGAGCGCCTGATTCAGGAGTCCTTAGAAAAACTTTCTGTAGGACGGACAGTAATTACCATTGCCCATCGCTTATCGACCATTTCCAAAGCTGATAAGGTAGTCGTTCTTGAACAGGGGCGAATTGTGGAGCAAGGAAAGTATCAAGAGTTACTCGAAAAGCGCGGTAAACTTTGGAAATATCACAAGATGCAGCATGAAGTTGGTCAAAAAAATTGA
- a CDS encoding GDP-mannose 4,6-dehydratase, whose translation MKKALITGISGQDGSYLAELLLSKGYEVHGIVRRPAVEDPAGKLSNLRTIKDNVVLHVASLENHLSLYKVIAKIKPDECYHLAASSFVSYSFDDESSILTSNFNGTHHLLASIKEVVPECRFFFAGSSEMFGRVFHAPQNELTPFNPRSVYGISKLASHHLVQNYRNQYGIFACTGILYNHESPRRDFKFVTRKITSTVAKIKLGLENKLYLGNLDALRDWGYAPDYVDAMWLMLQNHSPENYVIASGMNHSVRELVDCAFSHVGLDYQDFVEVDHRFYRPTEAVPLCGDSWKIRDELNWKSKHKFPDIVAEMVESDLSFFS comes from the coding sequence ATGAAAAAAGCACTAATTACAGGGATTTCTGGACAAGATGGATCTTACCTTGCAGAGCTTTTGCTAAGCAAAGGTTATGAAGTTCATGGAATTGTGAGGAGACCAGCGGTTGAAGACCCAGCAGGTAAGCTGTCTAATCTCAGGACTATCAAAGACAACGTTGTTTTACATGTTGCGTCTTTAGAGAATCACTTGTCACTCTATAAGGTTATTGCCAAGATTAAACCCGACGAGTGTTATCACTTAGCTGCATCGAGTTTTGTTAGTTATTCCTTTGATGATGAATCGTCTATCTTAACCAGTAATTTTAATGGAACCCACCATTTACTGGCATCAATTAAGGAAGTGGTACCGGAGTGTCGTTTCTTTTTTGCTGGTTCTTCTGAAATGTTTGGCAGGGTGTTCCATGCCCCTCAAAATGAGCTGACTCCTTTTAATCCCCGGTCTGTGTATGGTATTTCCAAGCTGGCAAGTCATCATCTGGTGCAAAACTATCGTAACCAGTATGGTATTTTTGCTTGTACCGGGATTCTTTACAATCATGAATCCCCAAGGCGTGACTTTAAGTTTGTCACTCGCAAAATTACCTCTACTGTCGCCAAAATCAAGCTAGGGTTAGAAAATAAGCTTTATCTAGGAAATCTAGATGCTCTCAGGGACTGGGGATATGCTCCGGATTATGTCGATGCCATGTGGCTGATGCTGCAAAACCATTCTCCAGAGAATTATGTAATTGCTTCCGGAATGAATCACTCGGTTCGTGAATTAGTAGATTGTGCGTTTAGTCACGTCGGTCTTGATTATCAAGATTTTGTGGAAGTTGATCACAGGTTTTATCGTCCGACCGAAGCGGTGCCCCTTTGTGGGGATAGCTGGAAAATTCGGGATGAGCTGAATTGGAAGAGTAAACATAAATTTCCTGATATTGTCGCGGAAATGGTGGAGAGTGATCTTAGTTTTTTTAGCTAA
- the gmd gene encoding GDP-mannose 4,6-dehydratase — MTDIKRALITGITGQDGSYLAELLLAKGYEVHGIIRRTSTFNTDRIDHIYQDPHNPQTRLFLHYGDLTDGLTLQRILEEVQPMEVYNLGAQSHVRVSFDSPEYTVDATGIGTLRLLEAVRHYQQRIGSEVRFYQAGSSEMFGLVQAVPQSETTPFYPRSPYACAKVYAHWQTINYRESYGLFACNGILFNHESPRRGETFVTRKITRALARIVAGQQKKLYLGNLDARRDWGYAKDYVRAMWLMLQQDEPDDYVVATGQTHSIREFLDIAFGLVNLDWQQYVEIDPRYFRPAEVDLLLGDATKANTILPWQPSVSFKQLVEIMVNADLQALGIMPVTSCIQSADTAFIRQVVTAGNR, encoded by the coding sequence GTGACAGACATTAAACGAGCATTAATCACTGGCATTACCGGTCAAGATGGGTCTTATCTAGCAGAACTGCTGCTGGCAAAAGGATACGAAGTCCATGGCATTATCCGACGCACGTCTACCTTCAACACAGATCGCATCGACCACATCTACCAAGACCCCCACAATCCACAGACACGGTTATTTCTCCATTACGGAGACCTGACTGATGGCTTGACACTACAACGTATTCTAGAAGAAGTCCAGCCGATGGAGGTGTACAACCTCGGAGCTCAGTCCCATGTGCGGGTCAGCTTTGATTCACCAGAATACACCGTCGATGCCACAGGTATAGGAACCTTGCGTTTGTTGGAAGCGGTACGGCACTATCAACAGCGAATTGGCTCTGAGGTACGCTTTTACCAGGCTGGCTCTTCTGAAATGTTTGGGCTAGTGCAGGCTGTTCCTCAGTCTGAAACTACACCGTTTTATCCCCGTAGTCCTTATGCCTGTGCAAAAGTCTACGCCCACTGGCAAACGATTAACTATCGCGAATCCTATGGGCTATTTGCCTGTAATGGTATTTTGTTTAACCACGAAAGTCCCCGGCGTGGCGAAACCTTTGTCACTCGCAAAATTACTCGTGCTTTGGCGCGCATTGTAGCTGGTCAGCAGAAAAAGCTTTACCTGGGCAATCTCGATGCCAGACGGGACTGGGGTTATGCCAAAGATTATGTCCGCGCTATGTGGCTAATGCTACAACAAGACGAGCCCGATGACTATGTTGTTGCTACCGGTCAAACTCACTCAATTCGGGAGTTTCTCGATATTGCCTTTGGCTTAGTAAATTTGGATTGGCAGCAGTACGTTGAAATCGATCCACGGTACTTTCGACCTGCTGAAGTAGACCTGTTGTTAGGTGATGCCACCAAAGCTAATACCATACTACCTTGGCAACCTTCAGTAAGCTTTAAACAACTGGTTGAAATCATGGTTAATGCTGACCTTCAGGCACTAGGTATCATGCCTGTCACCTCTTGTATTCAATCCGCTGATACTGCCTTTATTCGTCAGGTTGTTACCGCTGGTAATCGCTAG
- the hepC gene encoding heterocyst development glycosyltransferase HepC produces MTTSRIILTTSKISILDIDDEAESAVSSLPPCKLKWRQKQLWVLPLQKNEQHYLPPLESKSWLSNCLQRSSVGLVCIDPNLGETGLRLWTNACEQAKKKAVLRVPFNSELSSRDKLLRSRLRRVMDSSLAALLLLILSPVLLGLILLIAIVTPGPVFSRQLRAGERGKLFQVIKFRTEAIHKGQVTSKMTHFGKWLRQYCLDGLPQLVNVLRGEMSLVGPRPWKLDEVIRMTQEERRQLRLLPGMIRLHQEDMRSHVLGSQSTQVL; encoded by the coding sequence ATGACGACTTCCAGAATCATACTAACAACCTCCAAAATCTCAATCCTAGATATCGATGATGAGGCAGAGTCAGCAGTTAGTTCTTTGCCTCCCTGCAAGCTGAAGTGGCGACAGAAACAGTTGTGGGTACTACCTCTCCAGAAGAATGAACAGCATTATCTACCTCCGTTGGAAAGTAAGTCTTGGTTAAGTAATTGCTTGCAACGGTCGTCGGTAGGGCTGGTTTGTATCGACCCCAATCTGGGTGAAACAGGGTTAAGACTTTGGACAAATGCCTGTGAGCAAGCGAAGAAGAAAGCTGTTTTAAGGGTACCGTTCAACTCAGAATTGTCTAGTAGGGACAAACTATTGCGATCGCGACTGAGGCGGGTGATGGATTCGAGTTTAGCTGCTCTATTGCTACTGATTCTGAGTCCAGTGCTCCTGGGATTGATTTTGCTGATAGCGATTGTAACACCCGGACCAGTCTTTTCTCGGCAATTGCGGGCTGGAGAACGGGGTAAGTTGTTCCAAGTGATTAAATTTCGCACTGAAGCTATACACAAAGGCCAAGTCACGTCTAAGATGACACATTTTGGAAAGTGGCTGCGTCAATATTGTCTGGATGGACTACCGCAGTTAGTGAATGTACTAAGGGGTGAGATGAGTTTAGTCGGACCACGTCCTTGGAAACTGGATGAGGTGATTCGGATGACCCAGGAGGAGCGGCGACAGCTGAGGTTGTTGCCAGGAATGATCAGGCTTCACCAGGAAGATATGCGATCGCATGTGTTGGGTTCTCAAAGTACTCAAGTGCTGTAA